In Lepidochelys kempii isolate rLepKem1 chromosome 8, rLepKem1.hap2, whole genome shotgun sequence, a single genomic region encodes these proteins:
- the TMED5 gene encoding transmembrane emp24 domain-containing protein 5 has product MGTASRLLLLHNLLLLLLPPPPGAFGFVPSLDSDFTFTLPAGRKECFFQPMRQGASLEVEYQVLDGAGLDVDFYLESPKGEILVFHQRKSDGVHTVETEDGDYMFCFDNTFSTLSEKVIFFELVLDNMGEGEQEDWKKYITGTDMLDMKLEDILESINNVKARLSKSLQIQTLLRAFEARDRNIQESNFDRVNFWSLVNLGVMVVVSAVQVYMLKSLFEDKRKSRT; this is encoded by the exons ATGGGGACAGCGTCCCGCCTGCTTCTCCTCCacaacctgctgctgctgctgctgccgccgccgcccggcGCCTTCGGATTCGTTCCCTCCCTGGACAGCGACTTCACCTTCACGCTGCCCGCCGGCCGCAAGGAGTGCTTCTTCCAGCCCATGCGGCAGGGCGCCTCGCTGGAGGTCGAGTACCAG GTTTTAGACGGAGCAGGATTAGATGTTGACTTTTACTTGGAATCTCCAAAAGGTGAAATTCTAGTTTTTCATCAGAGAAAATCAGATGGAGTCCACAC GGTGGAAACAGAAGATGGAGATTACATGTTCTGCTTTGACAACACATTCAGCACCCTTTCAGAGAAGGTGATTTTCTTTGAATTGGTCCTAGATAATATGGGAGAAGGAGAACAAGAGGACTGGAAGAAGTACATTACAGGCACAGACATGTTGGATATGAAACTTGAAGATATTCTG GAATCCATCAACAATGTCAAAGCCAGGTTAAGCAAAAGCCTCCAGATTCAGACGCTGCTCAGAGCATTTGAAGCTCGTGATCGAAATATACAAGAAAGCAACTTTGACAGAGTGAATTTTTGGTCCTTGGTCAACTTGGGAGTAATGGTGGTGGTTTCAGCTGTTCAGGTTTACATGCTGAAAAGTCTTTTTGAAGATAAGAGGAAAAGCAGAACTTAA